A region of Allocoleopsis franciscana PCC 7113 DNA encodes the following proteins:
- a CDS encoding DUF2281 domain-containing protein → MTVQEETIAKIRKLPEPLVQQVNDFIEFLLMRNDSKRAALWMQFNEALEIAESDFTDYLPNLEDYEERLARGEIQW, encoded by the coding sequence ATGACTGTACAGGAAGAAACCATAGCGAAGATTCGCAAACTGCCGGAACCGCTTGTCCAGCAAGTGAATGACTTCATAGAATTTCTGCTGATGAGAAACGACAGCAAACGTGCTGCCTTGTGGATGCAGTTCAATGAAGCCCTGGAAATTGCTGAGTCAGACTTCACTGATTACTTACCGAATTTAGAAGACTACGAGGAACGTCTCGCTCGTGGAGAAATTCAGTGGTAG
- a CDS encoding transcriptional regulator, whose product MKEVKTQRSRSYHEYLISSLKDPERAAGYMGVMLELDEEGFEPELLRSALKDVVDAREQMNNLSEEAKKRFEKLDKMLLETKAAELQSLIEFLDALGFRLAIVAKD is encoded by the coding sequence ATGAAAGAAGTGAAAACCCAAAGAAGTAGGAGCTACCACGAGTATTTAATTTCATCTCTTAAAGACCCCGAAAGGGCTGCTGGTTATATGGGGGTTATGCTGGAATTGGACGAAGAAGGTTTTGAACCTGAACTGCTGCGATCAGCACTTAAAGATGTTGTAGATGCTCGTGAGCAGATGAACAATCTGTCGGAAGAAGCTAAAAAGCGTTTCGAGAAACTCGATAAGATGCTGTTAGAAACAAAAGCTGCTGAGCTTCAAAGTCTTATTGAGTTTTTGGATGCACTGGGGTTTCGCCTTGCGATCGTAGCCAAAGATTAA
- a CDS encoding type II toxin-antitoxin system PemK/MazF family toxin — translation MVATPPTSSPIARGDVVLCDLNPVVGTEQAGIRPVVILQIDRANAVSPHTIIAPFTTKIRRKLLPSHVFVPAGVGGLSQDSVVLCEQIRVIDKSRIIRVLGHLEDSYLQELAQSLCAILGISL, via the coding sequence GTGGTAGCAACCCCTCCAACCAGTTCCCCCATAGCACGAGGAGATGTAGTTTTATGCGATCTTAACCCAGTGGTGGGTACAGAGCAGGCAGGAATACGACCTGTAGTGATTCTACAAATTGATCGGGCTAATGCCGTTAGTCCTCATACTATCATTGCCCCGTTTACAACAAAGATACGACGTAAACTTTTGCCTTCTCATGTGTTCGTTCCAGCAGGAGTTGGAGGCTTAAGCCAAGACTCAGTAGTTCTTTGTGAACAGATTCGAGTCATTGACAAATCTCGAATTATTAGAGTGCTTGGTCATTTGGAGGATAGCTATCTACAAGAACTGGCTCAATCTCTCTGTGCGATTCTAGGTATATCACTTTGA
- a CDS encoding type II toxin-antitoxin system RelE/ParE family toxin, translating to MEAQPRQIQNYLTADGRSPFEEWLDSLRDTRAIDKIEKRLKRVASGNLGDYAGVGEGVYELRIDYGPGYRVYFGQIGSIIVLLLCGGDKSTQKQDILRAKEYWRDYERSENPKK from the coding sequence GTGGAAGCTCAGCCAAGACAGATTCAGAACTATCTGACAGCAGACGGGAGAAGCCCTTTTGAAGAATGGCTTGATTCTCTGCGAGATACCAGAGCTATAGATAAAATCGAGAAAAGACTTAAGCGAGTCGCGTCAGGTAATTTGGGAGACTACGCTGGAGTTGGAGAAGGAGTCTATGAACTAAGAATTGATTATGGCCCAGGATATCGGGTCTATTTTGGGCAAATAGGGTCAATAATAGTACTTCTCCTATGTGGCGGAGATAAAAGTACTCAAAAACAGGACATTCTTAGAGCTAAGGAATATTGGAGAGATTATGAAAGAAGTGAAAACCCAAAGAAGTAG